A genome region from Trichoderma asperellum chromosome 7, complete sequence includes the following:
- a CDS encoding uncharacterized protein (EggNog:ENOG41), whose translation MPRIAPRVAEAIILPSGLSLDNRLIKAAMAEGMAVNSQPSDELINAYAEWAPGGWGALITGNVMVDERHLNSPDDVVATAGDGSLSCWTRWAKAMQANGAAGIVQISHPGRQSPIGAGARGLWAKTVAPSRVPLDLGPGIIACTARKLIFGTPRELEEKEIEDIVERFVSAAKLSHAAGFKGVELHAAHGYLLAQFLSPKTNLREDSYGGTVAKRAKIVVDIIKRIRADVPKPFCIALKINSTDYQGEAGISQMIEHLSLFEMAGIDFLELSGGTYEDPQMMHGKKEDAPQDKPALSARSAAREAFFLDAARSVRAQFPNILLLVTGGFRSRASMEDALASGACDLIGIGRPAAVTTTLPNTIIFNENLEAAAANFKVGPAPVPRLLKMLPMSRIISGGAESKYFRRQIQRIGKGLSPIEPPLAG comes from the exons ATGCCACGCATAGCACCGCGGGTAGCCGAGGCAATTATACTGCCAAGCGGGCTCTCGCTGGACAATCGTCTCATCAAAGCAGCTATGGCAGAAGGTATGGCTGTTAATAGCCAACCCAGCGATGAGTTAATCAATGCCTATGCCGAATGGGCTCCTGGTGGCTGGGGCGCTCTTATTACAG GAAATGTTATGGTCGATGAGCGTCATTTGAATAGCCCCGACGACGTTGTTGCCACTGCCGGGGATGGATCGTTATCCTGCTGGACTCGCTGGGCCAAGGCTATGCAGGCAAATGGGGCTGCCGGCATCGTGCAGAT CTCTCACCCCGGTCGTCAATCTCCAATTGGAGCGGGTGCCAGAGGACTTTGGGCAAAAACGGTCGCCCCCAGCCGTGTGCCACTGGACCTTGGGCCTGGCATCATCGCTTGCACGGCTCGTAAATTGATCTTCGGCACCCCAAGAGAGctagaagaaaaggagattgaagatATCGTCGAAAGATTCGTATCAGCCGCAAAGCTGTCCCATGCAGCCGGATTCAAAGGCGTGGAGCTCCATGCTGCCC ACGGCTACCTATTAGCTCAATTCCTCTCCCCAAAGACAAATCTGCGCGAAGATTCATATGGCGGAACAGTGGCAAAGCGAGCGAAAATAGTCGTTGACATTATTAAGCGCATTCGTGCTGATGTCCCGAAACCATTTTGCATCGCCCTGAAGATCAATTCAACAGACTATCAAGGAGAAGCCGGGATTTCCCAGATGATTGAGCACCTATCCCTCTTTGAAATGGCCGGTATAGACTTTCTCGAGCTTAGCGGCGGCACGTATGAGGATCCGCAG ATGATGCACggcaagaaagaagatgcaCCTCAGGACAAGCCTGCCCTATCTGCCCGCTCCGCCGCTCGAgaggctttctttcttgacGCTGCCCGATCGGTCCGCGCGCAGTTCCCaaacattcttcttctcgtcaccGGCGGGTTCCGCAGTCGTGCGAGCATGGAGGATGCCCTTGCGAGCGGGGCCTGCGATCTCATCGGCATCGGACGACCCGCTGCGGTGACTACCACTTTACCCAATACAATCATTTTCAACGAGAATCTCGAGGCGGCTGCCGCAAACTTTAAGGTCGGTCCAGCACCAGTCCCTAGATTGCTAAAGATGTTGCCGATGAGCCGGATCATTAGTGGAGGAGCCGAATCT AAGTACTTTAGACGTCAAATTCAGCGGATTGGTAAAGGCCTCTCACCCATAGAGCCTCCTCTTGCTGGATAG
- a CDS encoding uncharacterized protein (EggNog:ENOG41~TransMembrane:7 (n3-8c13/14o248-267i279-300o686-713i725-745o765-785i818-839o845-868i)~CAZy:GT2_Glyco_trans_2): MRLGLPLFTQANAATLEPPKRSTCRQIFLDGQSYMGQRPQTSTYPISKNSDYGLLDIQSDLMVNWLHEQQLRKQYASGFDPFEGVVLKKARGNFTCCPKQLAIFPEGIYAMVSLMNVRCAMTVNTPVVSAILRNLKTHKVCFVPLSDGLHVQVLKTMNDLPRCQLHHFAAFIEDTEILVVWDDDPEQLLQRAEKLEGKLMELIWEGENTEESESTKKKRVAQEAVHELDPNALEKALSEEKRPVRLESASMVACTLALCLSCVGLGFRNIALGIAIDGNYSVIALIAAVPAQFFVSLFMFQVLVTNLFQVFGPISAVGQNSKYYSGKPPIRLARTTGLPHVTIQMPVYKEGLDAVIRPTVISLKTAISTYEMQGGTANIFVNDDGMQVISENLKEARRDFYDEHNIGWVARPKDNPQGENGLPGFRRRGKFKKASNMNYALHVSNRVEEKLQKISRTPRWTQDDEKKEYAACLAQVLEEDEGRTEADGNIRIGDYILLIDSDTRVPSDCLFDAVSEMEQSPSVALIQFSSGVMQVTRSYFENGVTWFTNLIYSCITFAVASGDSCPFVGHNAILRWSAIQDAAAYMDEDGYEKFWSEYHVSEDFDMALRLQVAGYSLRYASYTGDGFKEGVSLTVYDELKRWEKYAYGCNELVFHPFRFWITKGPFTKLFKKFIFSSIPLPKKVTILAYIGTYYAIASAWLITLMNYFITGWFHELADKYYLDSFSIYIATVFVFTGFGNIALGVLRYRLNQKDLLQAVFENFQWVPMFTIFLGGISLHLSQAILSHFFEIDINWGATSKEVEDVNFRKETLRIVKDFKWTFFFCFSCTALIISGYYAFPLFWRIQAFYCIYPLTIAIIGHFALPVFLNPALMKFTW, translated from the exons ATGAGACTGGGGCTCCCGCTCTTTACCCAGGCCAACGCGGCAACGCTTGAACCTCCGAAGAGGTCAACATGTCGACAAATATTTTTGGATGGACAGTCTTACATGGGACAGCGTCCACAAACCTCTACTTACCCCATTTCCAAAAACTCAGATTACGGTCTCCTAGACATCCAAAGCGACCTAATGGTAAATTGGCTCCACGAGCAGCAACTCCGGAAGCAATACGCCTCGGGATTTGACCCTTTCGAAGGCGTGGTGTTGAAAAAGGCACGGGGGAACTTCACATGCTGTCCTAAGCAGTTGGCGATATTCCCTGAGGGGATCTACGCTATGGTTTCGCTGATGAATGTTCGG TGCGCGATGACGGTTAACACACCCGTTGTGAGTGCCATCTTGCGTAATCTCAAAACCCACAAGGTTTGTTTTGTCCCTCTCTCAGATGGGTTGCACGTGCAGGTTCTCAAGACAATGAACGACCTACCAAGATGTCAGTTACATCATTTTGCAGCCTTCATCGAAGACACTGAGATTCTGGTAGTTTGGGATGACGATCCGGAGCAGTTGCTCCAGCGCGCAGAGAAGCTTGAGGGCAAGCTTATGGAACTGATTTGGGAAGGTGAAAATACAGAAGAGAGTGAGAGCActaaaaagaagagggtaGCCCAGGAGGCTGTCCACGAGCTTGATCCGAATGCTCTGGAGAAAGCACTCTCCGAGGAGAAGCGGCCAGTACGGCTGGAGAGTGCCTCCATGGTCGCTTGCACTCTCGCTCTCTGCCTTAGTTGTGTCGGGCTTGGATTTCGAAACATTGCGTTGGGAATAGCTATCGACGGTAATTATTCCGTCATTGCCCTAATTGCTGCCGTTCCAGCCCAGTTCTTCGTTAGTTTG TTCATGTTCCAAGTTTTAGTCACCAATTTGTTTCAGGTTTTCGGACCTATCTCAGCGGTAGGCCAAAATTCGAAATACTACTCCGGGAAGCCTCCTATCCGACTCGCTCGAACAACAGGACTTCCCCATGTCACTATTCAGATGCCTGTTTATAAAGAAGGACTAGACGCTGTCATCCGGCCAACGGTCATATCCCTCAAGACTGCAATCTCGACCTACGAAATGCAAGGCGGAACTGCCAATATCTTCGTGAATGATGACGGGATGCAGGTCATTTCGGAGAATCTGAAAGAGGCTCGCCGCGATTTCTATGATGAGCATAATATCGGATGGGTTGCTCGGCCGAAAGACAATCCCCAGGGCGAGAATGGATTACCTGGGTTCCGTCGACGCGGGAAATTTAAGAAGGCTTCGAACATGAACTATGCGCTGCATGTGTCGAACAGGGTTGAGGAAAAACTTCAGAAGATATCGCGGACACCTAGATGGACGCAAGAcgacgaaaaaaaagagtatgCCGCTTGTCTGGCACAAGTActtgaggaagatgaaggacGAACTGAGGCAGACGGTAATATCCGCATCGGAGATTACATCTTGCTGATTGACTCTGATACGAGAGTACCGAGCGATTGCTTGTTCGATGCCGTAAGCGAGATGGAGCAGTCGCCTAGCGTGGCACTCATCCAGTTCAGCTCTGGTGTCATGCAAGTTACTCGATCATACTTCGAGAATGG AGTCACCTGGTTTACCAATCTAATATATTCATGCATCACCTTCGCAGTTGCGTCTGGGGACTCATGCCCTTTCGTCGGCCATAACGCTATACTGAGATGGTCTGCTATTCAAGATGCTGCGGCCTATATGGACGAAGATGGCTACGAGAAATTTTGGTCAGAGTATCATGTGTCCGAAGATTTCGACATGGCCTTACGCCTCCAAGTGGCAGGATACTCCCTGAGATATGCTTCCTACACCGGGGATGGATTCAAGGAAGGCGTCAGCTTAACTGTGTACGACGAGTTGAAAAGATGGGAGAAGTACGCATATGGTTGCAACGAACTCGTCTTCCATCCTTTTCGGTTCTGGATCACTAAAGGCCCGTTTACTAAACTCTTCAAGAAgttcattttctcttctatcCCTCTCCCAAAGAAGGTAACAATCCTAGCATATATCGGCACGTACTATGCAATTGCCTCTGCCTGGCTTATAACACTGATGAACTACTTTATTACGGGTTGGTTTCATGAACTTGCCGACAAGTACTATCTTGACTCGTTCTCCATCTACATCGCGACCGTTTTTGTCTTTACAGGGTTCGGTAATATCGCTCTGGGTGTTTTGCGTTACCGGCTCAACCAGAAGGACCTACTCCAAGCAG TTTTCGAGAACTTCCAATGGGTCCCTATGTTTACTATCTTTCTCGGTGGCATCTCACTCCACCTCTCACAGGCGATCCTGTCTCACTTCTTCGAGATCGACATAAACTGGGGTGCAACATCAAAGGAGGTTGAGGATGTCAATTTCAGGAAGGAGACCTTACGCATAGTCAAAG